The Desulfonatronospira thiodismutans ASO3-1 region GTTATCTGTTCCTGGTTCATTGCTACTGTCCTGATAGCAATTAACAGATAACTTCAGCAATCAATCCGCAAGATCATGGACACTTTAGCTTTATAGCGTCCAGCAGGCCCTCAAAATCTAACCCTGGATATTAAAATGCAATTTTTTTTCGAACAGCTCATCAATGGTCTGGCTGTCGGAGGAATTTACGCGCTGATTGCCCTGGGATACACCATGGTCTACGGGGTCATGCGGCTCATCAACTTTGCCCATGGGGACCTTTTCACCATTGGTGCCTACCTGGGACTTACAGTTCTCACCAGTGTTGCTGTTACTGCCTATCTTGGACCTTTTCTCGGGGTCATACTACTCATGATGATAATCATGTGCATGGTGGGAGTAGTGGGCGTCGTACTGGAGAGGGTGGCATACCGCCCGGTCCGCCAGGCTGACAGGCTTTCTGCCGTGGTTTCCGCTCTGGGTGCTTCAATTTTTCTCTCCAACTTAGTGATGCTTATCTGGGGTCCAAGGTTCAGGGTCTACCCGGATGACATCCTGCCGCGCATTACTTTGAACATCCTGGGCCTGGATGTACCCTTGATGCGTATCCTGGTGCTCCTGGCTTCACTGATTCTCATGGGCATCCTTTACTATTTCGTCCAGAAAACCAAGACAGGTACCGCCATCCGGGCTGTGGCCATTGACCATGGGGCCTCCAGACTCATGGGCATCAATGTCAACAGGATCATCTCCCTGGTATTTCTCATTGGACCGGCCCTGGGAGGTGCAGCCGGGGTCATGGTTGGACTGTATTACGGCCAGATCAATTTTACCATGGGCTGGGCCTTTGGTCTCAAGGCCTTTATCGCTGCAGTTCTGGGAGGAATAGGCAATATCCCGGGGGCCATGATCGGCGGACTGCTGCTGGGGGTAATCGAGGCCCTGGGGGCTGCTTTTATCTCCACTGCATGGAAGGACGGCATAGCCTTTATTGTGCTCATTCTGATCCTGATATTCCGTCCCACGGGTATCCTGGGAGAAAGGGTGGCAGACAAGGTCTGAGCAGTACAACCGGGAACTCATAAGCTATTCAGGAAGCAACATGCGCAAACACAAGAATACTATCCAGGTTGTGGCGTTTACCGTCGTCATTCTGGCCTGCCCCTTTTTTCTGGATGCCTACTGGATTGACGTCATCAACAATATCGGCCTTTACGCAGTTCTGGCCCTGAGCCTTAATTTTATTGTCGGGTATACCGGTCTTTTTCATATGGGCCACGCTGCCTTTTTTGCCGTAGGGGCCTATGCAACCGGCATATTAAACACATCATACGACATTCCCATTGTGCTGCTGCTGCCTGTAAGCGGTCTGGCGGCGGCCCTTTTTGCATATCTTGTGGCCAGGCCCATCATTCATCTGCGGGGAGACTACCTGCTCATAGTCACCATAGCCATTGTAGAAATTGTCCGCATCGCCCTGGTCAATGATATTTTCGGCCTTACCGGAGGCTCCAACGGAATATTCGGGATTTCCAGACCGGACTTTTACTTTTTCGATATCCGTACTCCCCACCAGTTTTTCTACTACATCTGGGCCTTTCTGGCCCTGAGTGTGCTGCTTTTTTACAACCTGGAAAAGTCCCGATACGTCAGGGCGCTGAACTACATCAAAAATGACGAGGTGGCTGCCGAGGGCAGCGGAGTCAATGTCGACCATCTCAAGTTGACCGCCTTTGTCCTGGGCGCTTTCTGGGCCGGAATGGTGGGCAATATCTATGCTTCCAAAATGACCCTCATTTCTCCTGCATCATTTAATTTCTGGGAGTCGGTGATTTTATTCGTCATTGTTATCCTCGGTGGTTCCGGAAGCATCAGGGGGGTAATACTGGGAGCTTTTCTCATAATCGGGCTGCCGGAAATATTCAGGCAGTTCGCCGGAGCCAGGATGCTGGTCTTCGGTGGAGCCATGGTGGCCATGATGGTGTTCAGACCTCAGGGCTTTCTGCCCCCGCTGCCAAGAAAATATCCAGTTCATAAAATACAACCCGGAGAAAAGACCTTATGACCCTTCTGAGCATCAAGAACCTGACCAAGAGGTTCGGCGGGCTGCTGGCGGTGGACGATGTCTCATTCGACGTGGAACAGGGCAGAATCGTTGGTCTCATCGGTCCCAACGGAGCAGGCAAAACAACGGTGTTCAACCTGATTACAGGCAACTATATTCCCGATGAAGGGCGGATTATGTTCGACGGCCACAGCCTGACAGGTCTGAAAACCCATAAGATAGTCGCCCTGGGTATTGCCAGGACCTTCCAGACCATAAGGCTTTTCAAGAACCTGACAGTGCTTGAAAACGTAATGGCCGGGTGTCATTGCCGCATGAACTCCGGCATCCTTTCCTCCATGCTGCGCATTCCTTTTCAGCGCAGAGAGGAGCGAATGGCCCTGGCCCGGGCCCTGAAAGAGCTGGAATTTGTGGGCCTTAAGCAGCACATGGATATCAATGCCATGAACCTGTCCTACGGCAACCAGAGGCTGCTGGAAATCGCCCGGGCCCTGGCCAGCAATCCCAAGATCATCATCCTGGACGAACCCGCCGGCGGCATGAATGATTATGAGACCACCCAGCTGGTCCTGCTGATAGAAAAAATGCAGAAAAGAGGCCTGACAGTCCTGCTCATTGAGCATGATATGAACCTGGTTATGCGCATCTGCGAGGATATTATCGTTCTGGAACACGGGGCCAGAATAGCTCAGGGCACGCCCGCGGAAATCACCCAGGATCAAAGGGTCATAGAAGCTTACCTTGGCATTGAGGAAGAAGATGAAGAGGATGAAGCCTTTGAAGCTGAAGGCAGGGATTAGACATGCTGCTTAGTGTTAAGGATCTGTTTGTAAATTACGGCAATGTGGAAGCCCTGCACGGCATCAATCTAAATGTCCGGGAGGGAGAAATCGTGGCCATGCTCGGGGCCAACGGTGCAGGTAAATCCACCACCCTCATGACCATTAGCGGCCTTATCAATCCGGTCAAGGGTTCTATCTTTTATAACAACATGGATATTACCACCATGCAGGGCCATGATGTGGTCGCTCAGGGTATTGCCCAGGTGCCCGAAGGCAGGCGGGTCTTCTCCACCTTGACGGTACAGGAGAACCTTGACCTGGGGGCATTTACCATGACCGACAAAGACAGGATCAACAGGAGACTGGAGTGGAATTTTGAGCTTTTCCCTAGGCTGAAGGAACGCAAAGACCAGCTCGCAGGCACCCTGTCCGGTGGTGAGCAGCAGATGCTGGCCATAGCCAGGGGTCTTATGGCCCATCCAAAGCTTCTGTTGCTGGATGAACCAAGCCTTGGCCTGGCCCCCATCCTGGTCAAATCAATCTTTGAAAAAATAAAGGAAATAAATGCCGAGGGCCTGACAGTACTGCTGGTGGAACAAAACGCCCGGGCCGCCCTGAAACTGGCCCATAGAGGCTATGTCATGGAAGTGGGCAGAATTGTTCTGGAGGACAGTGCGGATAAGCTTCTGAAAAACCCGGACGTACGCAAGGCCTATCTCGGAGGATAAACAGATAAGGAGAAAGCATGCCCTCCCACCACGAACAGATCCTGCAGGATGCAGTCAATCTTGCAGTTAGATGGCAGAATCGCGCCAACACTCTCCTCACCAGTGAAGAGAAAAGCATTCAGGAGCAGATGAACCGGCTGTTGACCCACCCCATGGACAAGGTGGTGCTGACCCGTCTTATCGACCAGTGTTTCCGCTCCCATGATCATGAGCGGGTGGCCGACCAGGTCAACCATTTGCTGTCTGTGTACGGGGTACCGGATTTTTTCTCCCGGGTGGAGCGCCTTCTTATCCAGATGTTTGTGGGGATGGGCAGGCACTTTCCCCATTTTTCCGTGCCCAGGCTTGTGCAGCAGATGCGCAATTCTTCCTCCAGGGCCATTATCCCGGGAGAGGAAAAAGCCCTGCACAACCACCTGGAAAAGCGCAAAAAACAGGGCGTGCGCATGAATATCAACCATCTCGGTGAGGCTGTTCTGGGTGAAGACGAGGCCGCGCACCGTCTTGAGACTTATATCCAGGACATGCAGAATCCTGATGTGGAATATATATCCGTAAAGATCTCCACCCTTTATTCCCAGATCTCTTCCCTGGCCTTCGAGCATACGGTGGAGATTATGAAAGATCGTCTGTCCAAGCTTTTCCGGGTGGCCAGGGAAAACTATTTCGTCCGCAGCAACGGTCAGAAAGTGCCCAAGATAGTCAACCTGGACATGGAGGAATATCGGGACCTGGAAATAACTTATGAGGCCTTCATCCGGACCCTGGAGCAGGATGAGTTTCGGGATTATTCTGCAGGTCTTGTTCTCCAGGCCTACCTGCCGGATGCTTTCTCCAAGCAGAAAAAGCTCACAGAGTGGGCTTTGAAGCGGGTTGCTGCCGGGGGAGCTCCGGTTAAGCTGCGCATTGTCAAGGGAGCCAACCTGGAGATGGAGCTTCTGGAGTCTTCGCATTTCAACTGGCCTCTGGCCACTTATGACAACAAGCTGGATGTAGATGCCAACTTCAAACGCATGCTGACCTACGGCATGGAGCCTGAACGTATCCAGGCGGTCCATCTCGGAGTGGCCTCTCACAATCTTTTTGAGCTGGCCTATGCTCACGAGCTGGGACATGTCATGGAGGTTACGGACTGGTTCTGGTTTGAGATGCTTGAAGGCATGGCGGACCATGTCCGCCGGTCCCTGCAGGAAAGCGTAAAAGACATACTGCTCTATGCCCCGGTAGCTTCCAGAGAGCAGTTTATCAATGCCATCGCCTATCTCATCCGGCGTCTGGATGAAAACACTTCCCCGGAAAATTTTCTGCGCTATGCCCCGCATCTGACTACCGATTCAAAGGCCTGGTCCTTTCTAAAGAATCAGTTTCTTCAGTCCTGCAGACACATGCAGGATGCTCCGGACAGCCCCAACAGGACCCAGGACCGCAATGAGGAAAATTTTCCTGAAGATATGGGGAGCTACTGGACCAGAACCTTCCGCAATGAGGCTGATACGGACTGGTCTTTGCGGTCTGCCCCTGTATGGGCAGGCAGTATCCGCGACAAATGGATGAATGATGGTCAAAAGCCTCCTTTGCGCATACCTGTGGTTGTCGATGGAGAGGAGATATTCAACGGGTCAGAAACCCGGGAGATTGTGGATGTATCCACTCTTGATGAGGCAAAAGACAGAAAAGTCGTAAGTGCAGTCTATTGCCTTGCCGACAGCGGCAACATTCAAAGAGCGATTCAGGTGGCCAAGGATGATCCCGACGGCTGGAGAAATACAAGCCTTGATGAACGCCACCGCATCCTGGACCTGGTGAGCCATGAACTGCGCCGGGCCCGGGGCGACCTTATCGGTTCAGCGGCTGCCAACTGGGGCAAGCTTTTTACCGAGAGCGATCCGGAAGTCTCCGAAGCCATTGATTTTACAGAGCTTTATCCGCATTCAGCCCGGATCTACAAGGACCTGAATGTTTCCTGCTCGCCCAAGGGGACAGGCCTGGTGATTGCGCCCTGGAATCTGCCCATTGCCATCCCCTGCGGAGGCATTGTGGCCTCCCTGGCTGCAGGCAATACGGTTTTATTCAAGCCTGCATCAGCCTCAGTGCTGGTGGCCTGGGAACTGGTTCAATGTTTTTATCGGGCCGGAGTCTCCAGAAAAGTCCTGCAGTTTATTCCCTGTTCAGGCAGTACTGCCGGGGACGAACTTACTAAACATCCGGACGTGGACTATATCATTCTCACCGGCGGCACGGATACCGGCATGCATATCCTCAAAAACCGCCCGGATGTTTTCCTGGCTGCTGAAACCGGTGGCAAAAACGCCACCATAGTGACCTCCATGTCTGATCGCGACCAGGCCATCAAAAATATCATTCATTCGGCATACAGCAACAGCGGACAGAAATGCAGCGCTACCTCTCTGGTGATTCTGGAAAAGGAGGTCTACCAAGACGAGCTCTTTAAGCGTCAGTTAGTGGATGCAGCCAGGAGCTGCAGCACTGGTTCGGCCTGGGAATTTCAAAACAAGGTGGGGCCGCTTATTGCTCCGCCT contains the following coding sequences:
- a CDS encoding branched-chain amino acid ABC transporter permease, producing the protein MQFFFEQLINGLAVGGIYALIALGYTMVYGVMRLINFAHGDLFTIGAYLGLTVLTSVAVTAYLGPFLGVILLMMIIMCMVGVVGVVLERVAYRPVRQADRLSAVVSALGASIFLSNLVMLIWGPRFRVYPDDILPRITLNILGLDVPLMRILVLLASLILMGILYYFVQKTKTGTAIRAVAIDHGASRLMGINVNRIISLVFLIGPALGGAAGVMVGLYYGQINFTMGWAFGLKAFIAAVLGGIGNIPGAMIGGLLLGVIEALGAAFISTAWKDGIAFIVLILILIFRPTGILGERVADKV
- a CDS encoding branched-chain amino acid ABC transporter permease; this encodes MRKHKNTIQVVAFTVVILACPFFLDAYWIDVINNIGLYAVLALSLNFIVGYTGLFHMGHAAFFAVGAYATGILNTSYDIPIVLLLPVSGLAAALFAYLVARPIIHLRGDYLLIVTIAIVEIVRIALVNDIFGLTGGSNGIFGISRPDFYFFDIRTPHQFFYYIWAFLALSVLLFYNLEKSRYVRALNYIKNDEVAAEGSGVNVDHLKLTAFVLGAFWAGMVGNIYASKMTLISPASFNFWESVILFVIVILGGSGSIRGVILGAFLIIGLPEIFRQFAGARMLVFGGAMVAMMVFRPQGFLPPLPRKYPVHKIQPGEKTL
- a CDS encoding ABC transporter ATP-binding protein → MTLLSIKNLTKRFGGLLAVDDVSFDVEQGRIVGLIGPNGAGKTTVFNLITGNYIPDEGRIMFDGHSLTGLKTHKIVALGIARTFQTIRLFKNLTVLENVMAGCHCRMNSGILSSMLRIPFQRREERMALARALKELEFVGLKQHMDINAMNLSYGNQRLLEIARALASNPKIIILDEPAGGMNDYETTQLVLLIEKMQKRGLTVLLIEHDMNLVMRICEDIIVLEHGARIAQGTPAEITQDQRVIEAYLGIEEEDEEDEAFEAEGRD
- a CDS encoding ABC transporter ATP-binding protein gives rise to the protein MLLSVKDLFVNYGNVEALHGINLNVREGEIVAMLGANGAGKSTTLMTISGLINPVKGSIFYNNMDITTMQGHDVVAQGIAQVPEGRRVFSTLTVQENLDLGAFTMTDKDRINRRLEWNFELFPRLKERKDQLAGTLSGGEQQMLAIARGLMAHPKLLLLDEPSLGLAPILVKSIFEKIKEINAEGLTVLLVEQNARAALKLAHRGYVMEVGRIVLEDSADKLLKNPDVRKAYLGG
- a CDS encoding proline dehydrogenase family protein, translating into MPSHHEQILQDAVNLAVRWQNRANTLLTSEEKSIQEQMNRLLTHPMDKVVLTRLIDQCFRSHDHERVADQVNHLLSVYGVPDFFSRVERLLIQMFVGMGRHFPHFSVPRLVQQMRNSSSRAIIPGEEKALHNHLEKRKKQGVRMNINHLGEAVLGEDEAAHRLETYIQDMQNPDVEYISVKISTLYSQISSLAFEHTVEIMKDRLSKLFRVARENYFVRSNGQKVPKIVNLDMEEYRDLEITYEAFIRTLEQDEFRDYSAGLVLQAYLPDAFSKQKKLTEWALKRVAAGGAPVKLRIVKGANLEMELLESSHFNWPLATYDNKLDVDANFKRMLTYGMEPERIQAVHLGVASHNLFELAYAHELGHVMEVTDWFWFEMLEGMADHVRRSLQESVKDILLYAPVASREQFINAIAYLIRRLDENTSPENFLRYAPHLTTDSKAWSFLKNQFLQSCRHMQDAPDSPNRTQDRNEENFPEDMGSYWTRTFRNEADTDWSLRSAPVWAGSIRDKWMNDGQKPPLRIPVVVDGEEIFNGSETREIVDVSTLDEAKDRKVVSAVYCLADSGNIQRAIQVAKDDPDGWRNTSLDERHRILDLVSHELRRARGDLIGSAAANWGKLFTESDPEVSEAIDFTELYPHSARIYKDLNVSCSPKGTGLVIAPWNLPIAIPCGGIVASLAAGNTVLFKPASASVLVAWELVQCFYRAGVSRKVLQFIPCSGSTAGDELTKHPDVDYIILTGGTDTGMHILKNRPDVFLAAETGGKNATIVTSMSDRDQAIKNIIHSAYSNSGQKCSATSLVILEKEVYQDELFKRQLVDAARSCSTGSAWEFQNKVGPLIAPPQKDLLRALTELEPGETWVLEPRPSPANPYIWSPGIKWGVQPGGYTHMTEFFGPVIGVMRAENLEQAIELVNMTGYGLTSGLESLDQREQEIWKKGVKAGNLYINKGTTGAVVLRQPFGGMGKSALGAGIKAGSPNYVYQFMDFTETGYPESGAVQQESHLLRTVNEWEIDLRWNRIHEDIAEDITRTIYAVKSYLYQWEKEFSKEHDYFHLRGQDNVLRYLPKGRVAIRVHPDDSLFEVLGRSAACIVTGCKPVISLPAGLENAVTGFLDSTRGRLFNRDVQIIEQTDEELCEMIQELDRIRYAGPERVPEVVYARAAETGFYISRTPVFMEGRLELLQYLQEQSISNNYHRYGNLGERGLI